CGGCGTTTTTCCCGTCGGGCTCGGTGTTCTTCTGATGGTCTTGGCGCTTATGTCTTTGCGGGAAGCATCTGGCTCGAGGGAAGCACACCGTATCGCACCTGTGTTGTTTATTCCGCTTGGCATCATCGCTTGGGGTTTGCTGATCAATACAGCAGGCCTCCTGGCAGCCACGATCGCGCTGATCGCGCTTTATGTCTTTGGTGAGCCCCGCTTGAAGCCGTTCGGCGGAGCCGTTCTCGCATTGTCGCTGACAGCGGCCGGCTACGTCTTATTCGTGCTTGGCTTGAAGCTTTCACTACATGTTTTCTGGGG
Above is a genomic segment from Shumkonia mesophila containing:
- a CDS encoding tripartite tricarboxylate transporter TctB family protein, producing MRNSLRFGRRADLVFSCALLILGAVVTLAGWHYGLGYHLNDIGPGVFPVGLGVLLMVLALMSLREASGSREAHRIAPVLFIPLGIIAWGLLINTAGLLAATIALIALYVFGEPRLKPFGGAVLALSLTAAGYVLFVLGLKLSLHVFWG